One segment of Haloplanus natans DSM 17983 DNA contains the following:
- a CDS encoding DUF7537 family lipoprotein → MIRIGTALALAVLVVLAGCGGGAGPDGTATPTETATPTATPTQTSTPTATPASDGNGTFPGGWSETGVNDTGAALESHYRAVLTGPSATVQYRSRIVSAESDAAANTTLEMRLDTGGRRLSARIDGTERTREVFFADGTFRQWSVRNETVVGRSNTTFVRAAQSIDNAVLRSQLLTYRLELNETVTRGGTTALVYDVVGVHNDTLSGTYGTATAASGRVVVSDRGRVIDIRTTVTYTRGTVVYHYSQTRIGGTDVPTPEWLSAA, encoded by the coding sequence ATGATTCGGATCGGTACGGCGCTGGCGCTCGCGGTTCTCGTCGTCCTCGCCGGCTGTGGCGGCGGGGCTGGTCCGGACGGAACGGCGACCCCGACGGAGACGGCAACCCCAACGGCGACACCCACTCAAACCTCCACACCCACGGCCACACCCGCCAGTGATGGGAACGGGACGTTCCCCGGCGGCTGGTCCGAAACCGGGGTGAACGACACGGGGGCGGCACTCGAGTCCCACTACCGGGCGGTGCTCACCGGCCCGTCGGCGACGGTGCAGTATCGGTCCCGTATCGTCAGCGCCGAGAGCGACGCGGCCGCGAACACCACGTTGGAGATGCGACTCGACACGGGCGGCCGACGGCTCTCCGCCCGCATCGACGGCACGGAGCGGACACGCGAGGTCTTTTTTGCCGACGGAACATTCCGGCAGTGGAGCGTGCGCAACGAGACGGTCGTCGGCCGCTCCAACACCACGTTCGTCCGCGCAGCCCAGTCGATAGACAACGCAGTCCTCCGGTCACAGCTCCTGACCTACCGACTCGAACTGAACGAGACGGTGACGCGTGGCGGCACCACGGCGCTGGTGTACGACGTTGTCGGCGTTCACAACGACACGCTCTCGGGGACGTACGGCACCGCCACGGCGGCGTCGGGTCGGGTCGTCGTCAGCGACCGCGGGCGGGTGATAGACATCCGGACGACGGTGACCTACACCCGCGGCACGGTCGTCTACCACTACTCACAGACGCGCATCGGCGGGACGGACGTGCCGACCCCCGAGTGGCTGTCGGCGGCGTAG
- a CDS encoding PRC-barrel domain-containing protein, translated as MDGTPQEITTLVGREVYSNNGVFVGEVEDVRLDLNQQAVTGLALGELSQELFAGRIEAGKGVMIPYRWVRAVGDVILINDVVERLEDDNEDEEVVA; from the coding sequence ATGGACGGCACGCCACAGGAGATTACGACGCTCGTCGGGCGCGAGGTGTACTCGAACAACGGGGTCTTCGTCGGGGAAGTCGAGGACGTGCGACTGGATCTGAACCAGCAGGCCGTCACCGGACTCGCACTTGGCGAACTCAGCCAGGAACTGTTCGCCGGCCGCATCGAGGCCGGCAAGGGTGTGATGATCCCGTACCGCTGGGTCCGGGCCGTCGGCGACGTCATCCTGATCAACGACGTGGTCGAACGGCTAGAAGACGACAACGAGGACGAAGAGGTCGTCGCCTAA
- a CDS encoding GAF domain-containing sensor histidine kinase — translation MIRVLYLHPPSSAATRIATALDAAARMIVHTATTADDARDALDQSIDCVVIAFGPTDWTGIELQRVVADRAPDLPQVLAPVDDTAAVDGLIDRIVAAVGVDTSADTNASSVSTATILDAIPGIGLLVAPDGEIRQWNSRAAAVWDDDVSLRGAGVTAIVVPDARERLAEALATGQRVVEAPVETPAGGRIDHEWTLTRVAEDSLVVVGLDVSERAAFAAELRATEASLAALYETLSDRDLTFEDRLGRVLELGCDRLGVDYGFLTRIDGDTQRIVDSRGTHPSLQPGEQCPLSRAYCRKTIQGEGLLGVHNAVAAGWADDPAYDAFGLGCYLGGKVIVDGDLYGTLCFADADARETAFSDVERIFVELLTRWVSYELEERAAREKLERKNERLSEFASIVSHDLRNPLNIAQGQLELARETGAADHLTEADDALDRMERLVTDLLELARQGSVIESAAEVRLGDVADDAWASVATGDADLVVESDGRVTADRERLQQLLENLFRNSVEHGSTSPRSQAPDDSVEHGSDPLTVRVGVIERGFYVEDMGPGIPADERDAVFDRGYSTNDGTGLGLTIVQAIAEAHGWSAAVVDGTDGGARFEFSGVDCPVPA, via the coding sequence GTGATTCGCGTCCTGTATCTCCACCCGCCGTCGTCGGCGGCGACCCGCATCGCTACTGCCCTCGACGCCGCGGCGCGGATGATCGTCCACACGGCGACGACCGCTGACGACGCTCGCGACGCCCTCGACCAGTCGATCGACTGCGTCGTCATCGCGTTCGGACCGACCGACTGGACGGGTATCGAACTGCAACGGGTGGTCGCTGACCGCGCCCCCGACCTGCCGCAGGTGTTGGCGCCGGTCGACGACACCGCCGCAGTCGATGGGTTGATCGATCGAATCGTGGCGGCGGTGGGTGTGGACACGAGCGCGGACACGAACGCGTCGTCGGTTTCGACGGCGACGATTCTCGACGCCATCCCGGGAATCGGCTTGCTCGTCGCCCCGGACGGCGAGATACGCCAGTGGAACTCGCGCGCGGCGGCGGTGTGGGACGACGACGTGTCGCTCCGCGGGGCCGGCGTGACCGCCATCGTCGTGCCGGATGCACGCGAACGCCTGGCCGAGGCACTCGCGACGGGGCAACGGGTCGTCGAGGCGCCGGTCGAGACTCCGGCGGGCGGGCGGATCGATCACGAGTGGACGCTGACGCGCGTCGCCGAGGACTCGCTGGTCGTCGTCGGTCTCGACGTCTCCGAGCGGGCGGCGTTCGCCGCCGAACTCCGGGCGACCGAGGCGTCGCTGGCCGCGCTCTACGAGACGCTCTCCGATCGCGATCTGACGTTCGAGGACCGACTCGGGCGCGTCCTCGAACTCGGCTGTGATCGCCTCGGCGTCGACTACGGCTTCCTCACGCGAATCGACGGCGACACACAGCGGATCGTCGATTCACGGGGAACGCACCCGTCGCTCCAGCCGGGGGAGCAGTGCCCGCTCTCGCGGGCGTACTGCCGGAAGACAATCCAGGGGGAGGGCCTGCTCGGCGTTCACAACGCCGTCGCGGCGGGGTGGGCGGACGACCCCGCCTACGACGCCTTCGGCCTCGGGTGTTATCTCGGCGGGAAGGTGATCGTCGACGGTGACCTGTACGGGACGTTGTGTTTCGCCGACGCCGACGCCCGCGAGACGGCCTTCTCGGACGTGGAGCGGATCTTCGTCGAACTGTTGACTCGGTGGGTGAGCTACGAACTCGAGGAGCGCGCGGCACGCGAGAAACTGGAACGGAAAAACGAGCGGCTCTCCGAGTTCGCCAGCATCGTCAGCCACGACCTCCGCAACCCGCTGAACATCGCTCAGGGACAACTCGAACTGGCGCGGGAGACGGGCGCGGCGGACCACCTGACCGAAGCCGATGACGCCCTCGACCGGATGGAACGGCTCGTCACCGACCTGTTGGAACTCGCGCGACAGGGATCGGTCATCGAATCGGCCGCGGAGGTGCGCCTCGGCGATGTGGCAGACGACGCGTGGGCGAGCGTCGCCACCGGCGACGCCGACCTCGTTGTCGAGAGCGATGGCCGCGTCACGGCCGACCGCGAGCGACTCCAGCAGTTGCTGGAGAACCTGTTTCGGAACAGCGTCGAGCATGGCTCGACCAGCCCTCGGTCGCAGGCTCCCGACGACAGCGTCGAACACGGCTCCGATCCGCTCACCGTTCGCGTCGGCGTCATCGAGCGCGGGTTCTACGTCGAGGACATGGGCCCCGGCATCCCCGCCGACGAACGCGACGCCGTCTTCGACCGTGGCTACTCCACGAACGACGGCACCGGCCTCGGACTCACCATCGTCCAGGCCATCGCCGAGGCCCACGGCTGGTCGGCGGCCGTCGTCGACGGCACCGACGGCGGCGCCCGCTTCGAGTTCTCGGGCGTCGACTGCCCCGTCCCCGCCTGA
- a CDS encoding DHH family phosphoesterase, with protein MSNAATVSTMSSYAILGCGSVGHAVAEGLADEGKNVLILDRDESRVEALRDQDLDARRTDIRDDEVADLVADRDVLLILASDVEANKAAVSTIRERGGDQFIIVRASDPVSEDELTEAGADVVITPSQVIAESALRALETGELEYKAQQLADLLRSATGPVAILTHDNPDPDSIASAVALQAIAEAHDVDADILYHGDIGHQENRAFVNLLGIELLPLSDAESLDDYGLVALVDHMKSGDVGLETGVDIFIDHYEPETEYDAEFIDVRPNVSSTSTILTKYIQEFDLSPDEAVATALLYGIRAETLDFKRDTTPADLTAAAYLYPFANHDTLEQVESPSMSPETLDVLAEAIQNRQVQGSHLVSNAGFIRDRDALAQAAQHLLNLEGITTTAVFGIADDTIYLAARSKDIRINIGNVLDDAYGGIGETGGHSTQGGVEIPLGLFTGIEASEDNRDTLLALAEEAVRKKLFDAMGVESAAEAGNGS; from the coding sequence ATGAGCAACGCGGCTACGGTCTCGACGATGTCGTCGTACGCGATCCTCGGCTGTGGGAGCGTCGGCCACGCGGTCGCCGAGGGCCTCGCGGACGAAGGCAAGAACGTGCTGATCCTCGACCGGGACGAGAGCCGCGTCGAAGCGCTTCGCGACCAGGACCTCGACGCCCGGCGCACCGACATCCGGGACGACGAGGTGGCCGACCTCGTCGCAGACCGGGACGTCCTCCTCATTCTCGCCTCCGACGTCGAGGCGAACAAGGCGGCCGTCTCCACCATCCGCGAGCGCGGCGGCGACCAGTTCATCATCGTCCGCGCGTCCGACCCCGTCTCGGAGGACGAGTTGACCGAAGCGGGCGCGGACGTGGTGATCACCCCCTCGCAGGTGATCGCCGAATCCGCCCTCCGCGCCCTGGAGACGGGCGAACTGGAGTACAAGGCCCAGCAACTCGCCGACCTCCTGCGGTCGGCGACGGGGCCGGTCGCCATCCTCACCCACGACAACCCCGATCCGGACTCCATCGCCAGCGCGGTGGCGCTCCAGGCCATCGCCGAGGCCCACGACGTCGACGCCGATATCCTCTATCACGGCGACATCGGCCACCAGGAGAACCGGGCCTTCGTCAACCTCCTCGGCATCGAACTCCTGCCGCTCTCCGACGCGGAGTCGCTCGACGACTACGGCCTCGTCGCGCTGGTCGATCACATGAAATCCGGCGACGTGGGCCTCGAAACCGGCGTCGACATCTTCATCGACCACTACGAACCGGAGACGGAGTACGACGCCGAGTTCATCGACGTACGGCCGAACGTCTCCTCCACCTCGACCATCCTCACGAAGTATATCCAGGAGTTCGACCTCTCGCCGGACGAGGCGGTGGCGACGGCGCTGCTGTACGGTATTCGCGCCGAGACGCTCGATTTCAAGCGCGACACGACGCCCGCCGATCTGACCGCGGCGGCGTATCTCTACCCCTTTGCCAACCACGACACCCTCGAACAGGTGGAGTCGCCGTCGATGTCGCCCGAGACGCTCGACGTACTCGCCGAGGCGATCCAGAACCGGCAGGTCCAGGGGAGCCATCTGGTCTCGAACGCGGGGTTCATCCGTGACCGCGACGCGCTGGCACAGGCCGCCCAGCACCTCCTGAATCTGGAGGGGATCACCACTACCGCCGTCTTCGGCATTGCCGACGACACCATCTACCTCGCGGCGCGCTCGAAGGACATCCGCATCAACATCGGAAACGTGTTGGACGACGCCTACGGCGGCATCGGCGAGACGGGCGGCCACTCGACACAGGGAGGCGTCGAGATTCCGCTCGGCCTGTTTACCGGCATCGAGGCCAGCGAGGACAACCGGGATACGCTCCTGGCGCTGGCCGAGGAAGCAGTTCGCAAGAAGCTGTTCGACGCGATGGGCGTCGAGAGCGCGGCCGAGGCTGGAAACGGGAGTTAG
- a CDS encoding LUD domain-containing protein, translating into MATTTTNPTLSTFEAALDDLGVESTRTTVEDFATTLDGIVRDPAVGVSLPFDVEYPDSVTVDPTPADLERAATGVTPASYGVANYGSVLLPSTDDGAELVSLYPKLHVPVLRASDVLPDLPEALDRFGDAARAEDLSAIVATGPSATADMGKLVLGAHGPEAVHVVMLDE; encoded by the coding sequence ATGGCAACGACGACCACGAACCCGACCCTCTCGACGTTCGAGGCGGCCCTCGACGACCTCGGCGTCGAGTCGACCCGGACGACGGTCGAGGACTTCGCGACGACGCTCGACGGCATCGTCCGCGATCCGGCCGTCGGCGTCTCCCTCCCGTTCGATGTCGAATACCCCGACAGCGTGACCGTCGACCCCACGCCCGCCGACCTGGAACGCGCCGCGACGGGCGTCACGCCCGCCTCCTACGGCGTCGCCAACTACGGGAGCGTCCTCCTGCCCTCGACCGACGACGGTGCCGAACTCGTCTCCCTCTACCCGAAACTCCACGTTCCCGTGCTCCGCGCGAGCGACGTGCTCCCGGACCTGCCCGAGGCGCTGGACCGCTTCGGTGACGCCGCCCGAGCGGAGGACTTGAGCGCCATCGTCGCCACCGGCCCGAGCGCCACCGCCGACATGGGGAAACTCGTCCTCGGTGCCCACGGCCCCGAGGCCGTCCACGTGGTGATGCTCGATGAGTAA
- a CDS encoding LUD domain-containing protein, translated as MSKGRGDKAAEIRRLMATEGPAIEENTKGFNRKRQEAVADLENYEELRDRAREIKEDAIDRLPELIDRLREAVEDNGGHLYVADDAADANRYIRDVAAENDAERMVKSKSMTTEELEVNDALAEDGVDVVETDLGEWVVQLADETPSHLIAPAIHRSQESIAELFETVFDPADPPQTANELTSFAREKLGERIRDADIGMTGANFVTADSGTMAIVTSEGNARKCAVTPDTHIAVTGVEKVVPSTDELSPFLELLARSGTGQALTAYVSLLTPPVDSPTVDFDDDETPLSERDSDRDFHLVLIDNGRMAMREDDQLRETLYCIRCGQCSNSCANFQHVGGHAFGGETYSGGIGTGWEAGIEGLDTAAEFNDFCTGCSRCVNGCPTKIDIPWINTVVRDRVNRGKEPEGYDFLVEGLTPDEEPGGLDLDKRLFGNFETLAKLGSATAPVSNWLADTGAARWALERVAGVDARRDLPEFQRETLVEWFGNRVSTVSDPTREVVLYPDVYTNHVQVERGKAAVRVLEALGVSVRVPAVRSSGRAPLSQGMIATAEDHAHDVYGSLAEYIDAGRDVVVIEPSDLAMFDGEYERFLPEASAERLGEHSYEIMEYVYGLLENGADADALRAGDGDEVAYHAHCQQRTLGLEAHTVAVLEDLGYDVLTSDVECCGMAGSFGYKDTYYELSMDVGDDLAEQFSTPETRDRTVVASGTSCLEQLDALLSRPSTHPVELIAP; from the coding sequence ATGAGTAAGGGTCGCGGCGACAAGGCGGCCGAAATCCGGCGCCTGATGGCGACCGAGGGTCCCGCCATCGAGGAGAACACCAAGGGCTTCAACCGGAAGCGACAGGAGGCGGTCGCCGACCTGGAGAACTACGAGGAACTCCGCGACCGTGCCCGCGAAATCAAGGAGGACGCCATCGACCGCCTCCCCGAACTGATCGACCGGCTTCGCGAAGCCGTCGAGGACAACGGCGGCCACCTCTACGTCGCCGACGACGCCGCCGACGCCAACCGGTACATCCGCGACGTGGCGGCCGAGAACGACGCCGAGCGGATGGTCAAGAGCAAGTCGATGACCACCGAAGAGCTAGAGGTCAACGACGCCCTCGCCGAGGACGGCGTCGACGTGGTCGAGACGGACCTCGGCGAGTGGGTGGTTCAGCTCGCCGACGAGACGCCCTCGCATCTCATCGCGCCGGCCATCCACCGCTCCCAAGAGAGTATCGCGGAGCTGTTCGAGACGGTGTTCGACCCCGCGGACCCGCCGCAGACGGCCAACGAACTCACCAGCTTCGCCCGCGAGAAGCTGGGCGAGCGCATTCGCGACGCCGATATCGGCATGACCGGCGCCAACTTCGTCACCGCGGATTCGGGCACGATGGCCATCGTCACCAGCGAGGGCAACGCACGGAAATGCGCCGTCACGCCCGATACCCACATCGCCGTCACGGGCGTCGAGAAGGTGGTTCCCTCCACCGACGAGCTCTCCCCGTTTCTCGAACTCCTCGCGCGGTCGGGCACGGGTCAGGCCCTCACCGCCTACGTCTCCCTGCTCACCCCGCCGGTCGACTCGCCGACGGTCGACTTCGACGACGACGAGACGCCGCTCTCCGAGCGCGATTCCGACCGCGACTTCCATCTCGTCCTGATCGACAACGGCCGCATGGCGATGCGCGAGGACGACCAACTCCGCGAGACGCTGTACTGCATCCGCTGTGGCCAGTGTTCGAACTCCTGTGCCAACTTCCAGCACGTCGGCGGTCACGCCTTCGGCGGCGAGACGTACTCCGGCGGCATCGGCACCGGGTGGGAGGCGGGCATCGAGGGCCTCGACACCGCCGCCGAGTTCAACGACTTCTGTACCGGCTGTTCCCGGTGTGTCAACGGCTGTCCCACCAAGATCGACATCCCGTGGATCAACACCGTCGTCCGCGATCGGGTGAACCGCGGGAAGGAACCGGAGGGCTACGACTTCCTCGTCGAGGGGCTGACGCCGGACGAGGAGCCCGGCGGACTGGATCTGGACAAGCGGCTGTTCGGCAACTTCGAGACGCTGGCGAAACTGGGCAGTGCGACTGCCCCCGTCTCGAACTGGCTCGCCGACACCGGGGCGGCCCGGTGGGCGCTCGAACGCGTCGCCGGGGTCGACGCCCGCCGTGACCTGCCCGAATTCCAGCGTGAGACGCTCGTCGAGTGGTTCGGGAACCGCGTCTCCACCGTCTCCGATCCGACCCGCGAAGTCGTCCTCTACCCCGATGTCTACACCAACCACGTCCAGGTCGAACGCGGGAAGGCCGCGGTGCGCGTACTGGAGGCGCTCGGCGTCTCCGTCCGCGTGCCCGCCGTGCGTTCCAGCGGTCGCGCCCCCCTCTCGCAGGGGATGATCGCCACCGCCGAGGACCACGCTCACGACGTCTACGGCTCCCTCGCCGAATACATCGACGCCGGGCGCGACGTGGTCGTGATCGAACCTTCCGACCTCGCCATGTTCGACGGCGAGTACGAGCGGTTCCTCCCCGAAGCGTCCGCCGAGCGACTGGGGGAGCACTCCTACGAGATCATGGAGTACGTCTACGGCCTACTGGAGAACGGCGCCGACGCCGACGCCCTCCGCGCCGGCGACGGCGACGAAGTCGCCTACCACGCCCACTGCCAGCAGCGGACGCTGGGGTTGGAGGCCCATACCGTCGCCGTGCTCGAGGACCTCGGCTACGACGTGCTCACTTCCGACGTGGAGTGTTGTGGGATGGCCGGCTCCTTCGGCTACAAGGACACCTACTACGAACTGAGCATGGACGTGGGCGACGACCTGGCCGAGCAGTTCTCGACACCGGAAACACGGGATCGAACCGTCGTCGCCAGCGGCACCTCCTGTCTGGAGCAACTCGACGCCCTGCTCTCGCGGCCGTCGACGCATCCGGTCGAGTTGATCGCGCCGTAA
- the thrS gene encoding threonine--tRNA ligase, giving the protein MSEIVVTLPDGSELSVAEGSTVEDVAFEIGPGLGRDTVAGVVDGDLVDKDTPLSDGADLVIVTEDSDEYLRVLRHSAAHVFAQALQRLHPEAKLAIGPPTDDGFYYDVTNVDLDSEDLADIEAEAEAIIAEDLDIEREERPRDEVLAEYADNPYKRDILETEAAGEDPVTIYRQGEFEDLCQGPHVGSTGEIGAFKLLNISSAYWRGDEDEDTLTRVYGTAFEGEAEMEAYLERRREAQERDHRKLGRELDLFSIDETTGPGLPLYHPNGKRVLDELSGFARDLNLDAGYDPVETPHLFRTELWKKSGHYENYVDDMFLLDVNDEEYGLKPMNCPGHATIFDQQSWSYRDLPVRYFEDGKVYRKEQRGELSGLSRVWSFTIDDGHVFVRPDQIEDEVNLVMDNIFHVFETFGLDAEVALATRPEKSVGSDDIWERAESQLRDVLDSQDIAYDVEAGDGAFYGPKIDFAFEDALGRKWDGPTVQLDFNMPERFDLTYTGEDNEDHRPVMLHRALYGSYERFLMVLIEHFDGKFPLWLSPEQVRILPVSDDNLGYAGRLANELDDFRVDIEDRSWTVGRKIQQAHSDRVPYMLIVGDDEETSGTVSVRDRKERERKDVDREAFAAHLRAERDEKRIEPDFLD; this is encoded by the coding sequence ATGAGCGAAATCGTAGTGACGCTTCCCGACGGGTCGGAACTCTCCGTCGCGGAGGGGTCGACGGTCGAGGACGTCGCCTTCGAGATCGGACCGGGTCTCGGGCGCGACACCGTGGCCGGCGTCGTCGACGGCGACCTCGTCGACAAGGACACGCCCCTGTCGGACGGCGCCGACCTCGTCATCGTCACCGAGGACAGCGACGAGTATCTCCGCGTCCTGCGCCACTCGGCGGCCCACGTCTTCGCGCAGGCGCTCCAGCGCCTGCATCCCGAGGCCAAACTCGCCATCGGCCCCCCCACCGACGACGGCTTCTACTACGACGTGACGAACGTCGACCTCGACAGCGAGGATCTGGCGGACATCGAGGCCGAAGCCGAGGCGATCATCGCCGAGGATCTGGACATCGAGCGCGAGGAACGCCCGCGTGACGAGGTGTTGGCGGAGTACGCCGACAACCCGTACAAGCGGGACATCCTCGAAACCGAAGCGGCGGGAGAAGACCCCGTCACGATCTACCGACAGGGCGAGTTCGAGGACCTCTGTCAGGGTCCACACGTCGGGTCGACCGGTGAGATCGGTGCGTTCAAACTCCTCAACATCTCCTCGGCCTACTGGCGGGGCGACGAGGACGAGGACACGCTGACACGGGTGTACGGTACGGCCTTCGAGGGCGAGGCGGAGATGGAAGCGTACCTCGAACGCCGCCGCGAGGCCCAGGAGCGCGACCACCGGAAACTCGGGCGCGAACTCGATTTATTTTCCATCGACGAGACGACCGGCCCCGGCCTCCCGCTCTATCACCCCAACGGGAAGCGGGTCCTCGACGAACTCTCGGGGTTCGCGCGCGACCTGAACCTCGATGCCGGCTACGACCCCGTCGAGACGCCCCATCTCTTCCGGACGGAGCTCTGGAAGAAATCCGGTCACTACGAGAACTACGTCGACGACATGTTCCTCCTCGACGTGAACGACGAGGAGTACGGACTGAAGCCGATGAACTGTCCCGGTCACGCCACCATCTTCGACCAGCAGTCGTGGTCGTACCGCGACCTACCCGTCCGCTACTTCGAGGACGGCAAGGTGTACCGGAAGGAACAGCGTGGCGAGCTCTCGGGGCTCTCGCGGGTGTGGTCGTTCACCATCGACGACGGGCACGTGTTCGTCCGCCCGGATCAGATCGAAGACGAGGTGAACCTCGTGATGGACAACATCTTCCACGTCTTCGAGACGTTCGGCCTGGACGCGGAGGTGGCACTCGCCACCCGCCCGGAGAAGTCCGTCGGGAGCGACGACATCTGGGAGCGCGCCGAGTCACAACTGCGGGACGTACTCGACTCCCAGGACATCGCGTACGACGTGGAGGCGGGCGACGGCGCCTTCTACGGCCCCAAGATCGACTTCGCGTTCGAGGACGCCCTCGGCCGCAAGTGGGACGGCCCGACGGTCCAACTCGATTTCAACATGCCCGAGCGGTTCGATCTGACCTACACCGGCGAGGACAACGAGGACCACCGCCCGGTCATGCTGCATCGCGCTCTCTACGGCAGTTACGAGCGCTTCCTGATGGTGCTCATCGAACACTTCGACGGGAAGTTCCCGCTCTGGCTGTCGCCCGAACAGGTCCGCATCCTCCCCGTCAGCGACGACAACCTCGGCTACGCGGGCCGCCTCGCGAACGAACTCGACGACTTCCGGGTCGACATCGAGGATCGCTCCTGGACGGTCGGCCGCAAGATTCAGCAGGCCCACAGCGACCGCGTGCCCTACATGCTCATCGTCGGCGACGACGAGGAGACGAGCGGCACCGTCTCGGTCCGGGATCGGAAAGAGCGGGAGCGAAAGGACGTCGACCGCGAGGCGTTCGCGGCCCACCTGCGGGCCGAACGCGACGAGAAGCGGATCGAACCGGACTTCCTCGATTAG
- a CDS encoding glutaredoxin family protein, producing MTHDESATPDPAAEVQVTVYTRDGCHLCDEAIETIERVAMSLSRPVDLETVDVDADAELRERYGERVPYVTVDGRPQFKYRVDPDDLRAILTA from the coding sequence GTGACCCACGACGAGTCGGCGACCCCCGATCCGGCGGCGGAGGTGCAGGTCACCGTCTACACGCGCGACGGCTGTCACCTCTGTGACGAGGCCATCGAGACGATCGAGCGCGTCGCGATGTCGCTCTCGCGACCGGTCGACCTCGAAACCGTCGACGTCGACGCAGACGCCGAACTGCGCGAGCGATACGGCGAGCGCGTCCCCTACGTCACGGTCGACGGGCGGCCGCAGTTCAAATACCGCGTCGATCCCGACGATCTGCGAGCGATCCTGACGGCGTAG
- a CDS encoding DUF5615 family PIN-like protein, whose product MSVRLPLLFDEDTEAKFARLCEKDGHDVERVVDVSELGRGAKDAEVRGYADSTDRIVVTHDDDYVSEIRADGDRTFYAPNQRLSAFELYRILSAVCDAISSAEELPPVVYLTEEWL is encoded by the coding sequence ATGTCGGTGAGGTTACCGCTGTTGTTCGACGAGGATACGGAAGCGAAGTTCGCTCGGCTCTGCGAGAAGGATGGTCACGATGTCGAGCGAGTCGTCGACGTATCGGAACTGGGCCGGGGAGCGAAAGATGCCGAAGTCCGCGGATACGCTGACTCGACTGACCGGATCGTCGTGACTCACGACGACGATTACGTAAGCGAGATTCGGGCGGATGGCGACAGAACCTTCTACGCACCGAACCAGCGGCTGTCGGCGTTCGAACTCTACCGCATTCTCTCTGCGGTCTGTGACGCTATCTCTTCAGCTGAGGAACTGCCACCTGTCGTGTATCTAACCGAGGAGTGGCTCTAA
- a CDS encoding DUF433 domain-containing protein: MSGTKSGPGTSPSRIVSTEDVLGGKPRIDGTRIGVYFVHERVEGRGLEPRTVADRHDLDVADVYRALAYYHDHPDEMARIEQKRGERREKAESNPDVATGPEDLE, encoded by the coding sequence ATGAGTGGAACGAAGTCGGGGCCCGGTACATCTCCATCTCGGATCGTCAGTACCGAGGACGTGTTGGGTGGTAAACCACGAATCGACGGGACGCGGATCGGGGTGTACTTCGTCCACGAACGGGTGGAAGGGCGTGGGCTTGAACCGCGGACGGTCGCGGATCGGCACGACCTCGATGTCGCCGACGTGTACCGTGCGCTGGCCTACTATCACGACCACCCCGACGAGATGGCGAGGATCGAGCAGAAACGAGGCGAACGGCGTGAGAAAGCGGAGTCGAATCCGGATGTCGCGACGGGTCCCGAGGATTTGGAGTAA